In bacterium, the DNA window ATGCTGGAAAAAGAAAAGCCGTATATACTTGAAAATATCAAACAGACGCGTCGGGCGTATGAATTGGATCAGATCGAAGAACGCGATTTTAATTACGCTCTCAATCTGACATCGGGTGATATTGCAGCGAACGATCTGACGATCAAAAATGTGACGTTGTGGGATTATCGTCCGCTACGAGATGCATATTCGCAGCTTCAGGAAATCCGTCCGTATTACAATTTTTCTGATATTGACGTTGACCGCTATCGCATTAATAATGAATACCGCCAGGTCATGCTGGCTGCGCGTGAACTTAATTTGGCAAAGACCGGCGGCACTGATAACTGGATCAACAAAACATTTATCTATACGCATGGTCACGGAATTGTGATGAGCCCGGTGAACGTTGTCACGCAGGAAGGACAGCCGGAATTTTTCATTAAAAACATTCCTCCGGATGTTCATGCCGATATTAAATTAGATAGGCCGGAAATTTATTTCGGTGAACAGCAAAGCGTTGACGATTATGTGATTGTGAAAACGTCTAAAGAAGAATTTGATTATCCTTTGGGCGAAGCCAATCAATGGACGTTTTACAAAGAAGATGCAGGGGTTGAGATAGGATCGTTCGTCCGAAAAGCGTTGTTTGCTATCCGATTTAACAAATTCAATATCCTGTTGAACGATTACATTCAATCGCAGAGCAAGGTAATTTACTATCGCAATATCCGCGATCGTGTTTCAAAAATCGCTCCGTACATCCGTTATGACCACGATCCATACATGGTTGTAGCCGATGGCCGCCTTTATTGGATTTTTGACGGTTTCACCAAGACTGACAAATATCCTTATGCGACGATGTCGTATGAATCGGCACGCGATAATTTCGGCTATCGCGATCAATTCAATTATATCAGGAATTCCGTAAAAGTGATCATCGATGCGTACAGCGGCCAAACGACGTTTTACAGTTTTAATCCGGAATCGGA includes these proteins:
- a CDS encoding UPF0182 family protein; amino-acid sequence: MLEKEKPYILENIKQTRRAYELDQIEERDFNYALNLTSGDIAANDLTIKNVTLWDYRPLRDAYSQLQEIRPYYNFSDIDVDRYRINNEYRQVMLAARELNLAKTGGTDNWINKTFIYTHGHGIVMSPVNVVTQEGQPEFFIKNIPPDVHADIKLDRPEIYFGEQQSVDDYVIVKTSKEEFDYPLGEANQWTFYKEDAGVEIGSFVRKALFAIRFNKFNILLNDYIQSQSKVIYYRNIRDRVSKIAPYIRYDHDPYMVVADGRLYWIFDGFTKTDKYPYATMSYESARDNFGYRDQFNYIRNSVKVIIDAYSGQTTFYSFNPESDPLIRVYSKIFPGVFKPIAEMPDNLKNHLRYPQDLFDIQSRHYETYHIDDVNVFFNKEDIWHIPFEIYGNDERLMESYYTIMRLPGEKKEEFILMIPYTPRDKTNMIAWMCVRNDGESYGKRIVYRFPKTELVYGPMQVEARIAQTPDISEKLTLWNQQGSNVTRGNLLVIPVNNSVIYIEPLYLQSQQSKLPELKKVIVAYSNYIYMEDNLETGLNKIFGGLSDLKIGMIETIAEQKTIEGKNVSGDVLKVIKSLSRSAMDNYNNAQDALKKGNWAKYGEELEKLRKDLERLVKESGGI